In Bradyrhizobium sp. 1(2017), one DNA window encodes the following:
- a CDS encoding SRPBCC family protein, with amino-acid sequence MTNSANPALSQWSLDREIVMSRVIDAPRDLVFEAWSDPKHLPQWFGPKGFKVETFEIDVRVGGVWRFNMIGPDGTVYPNRMRFRRIERPHLMEMDHGLDQDDDPGMFRFTVTFAEQSNGKTVLMMRQLASSTEQRDGMIGFGAVEYGYQTLDKLAAYVSGLKR; translated from the coding sequence ATGACGAATTCTGCCAATCCAGCCTTGTCGCAATGGTCGCTCGACCGGGAGATCGTGATGTCGCGCGTGATCGACGCGCCGCGCGATCTGGTGTTCGAGGCCTGGTCCGATCCGAAGCATCTGCCGCAATGGTTCGGGCCGAAGGGATTCAAGGTCGAGACCTTCGAAATCGACGTGCGGGTCGGCGGGGTCTGGCGCTTCAACATGATCGGCCCCGACGGCACGGTCTATCCCAACCGCATGCGCTTCCGCCGCATCGAGCGGCCGCACCTGATGGAGATGGATCACGGCCTCGACCAGGACGACGATCCCGGCATGTTCCGTTTCACCGTCACCTTTGCAGAGCAGAGCAACGGCAAGACCGTGCTGATGATGCGCCAGCTGGCGTCCAGCACCGAGCAGCGCGATGGCATGATCGGCTTCGGCGCCGTCGAATACGGCTATCAGACGCTGGACAAGCTGGCGGCGTATGTGAGCGGGCTGAAGCGATGA
- a CDS encoding ArsR/SmtB family transcription factor → MANQFSRLDQIFSALADPTRRAIVMRLCAGEASVGELADPFDMALPSFMKHIHVLETSGLVLSEKSGRVRTCRLSPDALLGAEEWFQQQRAIWEARLDRFEAYVMQLKKERAATKRPSRTTKRKGSE, encoded by the coding sequence ATGGCTAACCAATTCTCCCGGCTCGACCAGATCTTCTCCGCGCTCGCCGATCCCACGCGGCGGGCGATCGTGATGCGGCTCTGCGCGGGCGAGGCATCGGTCGGCGAACTCGCCGATCCCTTCGACATGGCGCTGCCGAGCTTCATGAAACACATCCATGTGCTGGAGACGAGCGGGCTCGTGCTGTCGGAGAAGTCCGGCCGCGTGCGCACCTGCCGCCTCAGCCCGGATGCGCTGCTCGGTGCGGAAGAGTGGTTCCAGCAGCAGCGTGCGATCTGGGAGGCACGGCTCGACCGGTTCGAAGCCTACGTGATGCAGCTCAAGAAAGAGAGGGCGGCCACCAAGCGGCCGTCCCGAACAACCAAACGGAAAGGTTCTGAGTGA
- a CDS encoding serine hydrolase — protein MIAQMRDIVASHLAQTVTADHAGGLAAALYAGRHVEFFTYGSADDTARRKVTPDTLFNLASLRKPFEATLVALGTLRGELRLDDRLTKYLPELGGDYIRQVTVGQLVTHTSGLLLPTDHPPWPDAQFTRGQFVAMLNAFAPAPGVAPGRQRIYTHAGYVLLQLVLERRYGMPIAPLFEQRILKPLGMSATCVPERGEDNRAVMDEAWMRRAAQGYSDQGMAIGPVGNQQSYFDFPGTGQMFSSARDLATFVAACVDGRSIDPHLRDALRMTQRQAFRVDEKFGQGMAWESVHLPGVTVVDKPGGLNNASGYIGLVPAQRLGIVLLANRGEYPHEIARYRILPELARLVASH, from the coding sequence ATGATTGCGCAGATGCGCGACATCGTCGCGAGCCATCTGGCGCAGACCGTGACGGCGGACCATGCGGGCGGTCTCGCCGCCGCGCTGTATGCCGGCCGCCATGTCGAGTTCTTCACCTACGGTTCTGCCGACGATACCGCAAGACGGAAGGTGACGCCGGACACGCTGTTCAATCTCGCCTCCTTGCGAAAGCCGTTCGAGGCGACGCTTGTGGCGCTCGGCACGCTGCGCGGCGAGCTGCGGCTCGACGATCGCCTGACAAAATACCTTCCCGAGCTGGGCGGCGACTACATCCGCCAGGTGACCGTTGGCCAGTTGGTCACGCACACCTCGGGGCTGTTGCTGCCGACCGACCATCCGCCCTGGCCGGACGCGCAGTTTACCCGCGGCCAGTTCGTCGCCATGCTGAATGCCTTTGCGCCTGCCCCCGGCGTCGCGCCCGGCCGGCAGCGCATCTATACCCATGCCGGCTACGTGCTGCTTCAGCTCGTGCTCGAGCGCCGCTACGGCATGCCGATCGCGCCCTTGTTCGAGCAGCGCATCCTCAAGCCGCTGGGCATGAGCGCGACCTGCGTCCCCGAACGCGGCGAAGACAATCGCGCCGTCATGGACGAAGCCTGGATGCGGCGCGCGGCCCAGGGCTATTCAGATCAAGGCATGGCGATCGGGCCGGTCGGCAACCAGCAGAGCTATTTCGATTTTCCCGGGACCGGCCAGATGTTTTCGTCCGCGCGCGATCTTGCGACCTTCGTCGCCGCCTGCGTCGACGGCCGCTCGATCGACCCACATCTGCGCGATGCGCTGCGGATGACGCAGCGCCAAGCTTTCCGTGTCGACGAGAAATTCGGACAAGGCATGGCCTGGGAGAGCGTGCATCTTCCCGGCGTCACCGTCGTGGACAAGCCGGGCGGCCTCAACAACGCCTCCGGCTATATCGGCCTCGTGCCGGCGCAGCGGCTCGGCATCGTCCTGCTCGCCAATCGCGGCGAATATCCGCACGAGATTGCGCGCTACAGGATCCTGCCGGAACTGGCGCGGCTCGTCGCCTCACATTGA
- a CDS encoding SDR family oxidoreductase: MAEKVALVTAGGSGMGAGAARRLAADGFRVAILSSSGKGEALAAELGGFGVTGSNKSNDDLKRLVDGALAKWGRIDVLVNSAGHGPRAPITEITDEQWHAGLDTYLLNVIRPTRLVTPVMQAQKRGAIINISTAWAFEPSAMFPTSAVFRAGLAAFTKIFTDTYAADNVRMNNVLPGWIDSLPQLDARRDSVPMKRYGKVEEVAATVSFLASDGAAYITGQNIRVDGGLTRSV, from the coding sequence ATGGCGGAGAAGGTTGCACTCGTCACCGCGGGCGGCAGCGGCATGGGGGCAGGGGCCGCGCGGCGGCTCGCGGCGGACGGCTTTCGCGTCGCGATCCTGTCGTCCTCCGGCAAGGGTGAGGCGCTGGCGGCCGAGCTCGGCGGCTTCGGCGTCACCGGCTCGAACAAGTCCAATGACGATCTGAAGCGTCTCGTCGACGGCGCGCTGGCCAAATGGGGACGCATCGACGTGCTCGTCAACAGCGCCGGCCACGGGCCGCGCGCGCCGATCACCGAGATCACCGACGAGCAGTGGCATGCCGGCCTCGACACGTATCTGCTCAACGTGATCCGTCCGACCAGGCTGGTCACACCGGTGATGCAGGCGCAGAAGCGCGGTGCCATCATCAACATCTCGACCGCCTGGGCGTTCGAGCCCAGCGCGATGTTCCCGACCTCGGCGGTGTTCCGCGCGGGCCTTGCCGCCTTTACGAAGATCTTCACCGATACCTATGCCGCCGACAATGTTCGCATGAACAACGTGCTGCCGGGCTGGATCGACAGCCTGCCGCAGCTGGATGCGCGCCGCGACAGCGTGCCGATGAAGCGCTACGGCAAGGTCGAGGAGGTCGCCGCGACGGTCTCGTTCCTCGCGTCCGACGGCGCGGCCTACATCACCGGCCAGAACATCCGCGTCGATGGCGGACTGACGCGCTCGGTTTGA
- a CDS encoding GNAT family N-acetyltransferase, translated as MSNLQIRNLRPEEIALAIDWAAAEGWNPGLADAACFALPDPQGFFVGEIDGAPVATVSCVNYDDRFAFLGFYIVRAGFRGKGHGLRIWNAAITHAGARVIGLDGVVAQQDNYKKSGFRLAYANIRYGGIVAAPPKPPAEIVALDKIPFATVEADDATVFPAARGTFLRAWINTSGHVGRALLRDGRLTAWGVIRPCRTGRKIGPLVADDRAAAMAVVQALLAHADGGEVFLDVPAVNAEAVALAGELGFKPVFETARMYTGPVPPLRVDRVFGVTSFELG; from the coding sequence ATGAGCAATCTGCAGATCCGCAATTTGCGTCCCGAGGAGATTGCCCTCGCCATCGACTGGGCCGCAGCGGAAGGCTGGAATCCGGGCCTTGCCGACGCCGCCTGCTTCGCGCTCCCTGATCCGCAAGGCTTCTTCGTCGGCGAGATCGACGGCGCGCCGGTCGCGACCGTCTCCTGCGTCAATTACGACGACCGCTTCGCCTTCCTCGGCTTCTACATCGTGCGCGCAGGTTTTCGCGGCAAAGGCCATGGCCTGCGCATCTGGAACGCGGCGATCACGCATGCGGGCGCGCGCGTGATCGGGCTCGATGGCGTGGTCGCGCAGCAGGACAATTACAAAAAATCCGGCTTCCGGCTTGCTTACGCCAATATCCGCTACGGTGGCATCGTGGCCGCACCACCGAAACCGCCCGCCGAAATCGTCGCCCTCGACAAGATCCCGTTCGCAACCGTTGAAGCCGATGACGCAACCGTCTTTCCTGCCGCGCGCGGCACCTTCCTGCGCGCCTGGATCAACACGTCGGGCCATGTCGGCCGCGCGCTGCTGCGTGATGGCAGGCTCACCGCATGGGGCGTGATCCGGCCGTGCCGGACCGGCCGCAAAATCGGCCCGCTCGTCGCCGACGATCGTGCGGCGGCGATGGCGGTCGTGCAGGCTTTGCTGGCGCACGCGGACGGCGGCGAGGTCTTCCTCGACGTCCCCGCCGTCAATGCCGAGGCCGTCGCGCTCGCGGGCGAGCTCGGATTCAAGCCGGTGTTCGAGACGGCGCGGATGTACACCGGCCCCGTCCCGCCGCTGCGCGTCGACCGCGTCTTCGGCGTGACCAGCTTCGAGCTCGGATAG
- a CDS encoding alkaline phosphatase family protein — MRRSLVLMSAGLTVLSTGLASAQNNTPRNLILFIPDGLRALKVTPETAPAMAAVRDKGVNFKNSHSLFPTFTMANGSAMSTGHYLGDTGVFSNTIWTNYTSVPAGGTVVPFIENDAVLGDIDEHFKGDYLNEETILKMARDKGLSTAAIGKVGPTYQFDHTDKPEKPGLHSIVFDDSTGGKNGVGLSDEVKDALTKAGLPAATPPRGDNSKAGDAKTPGTTVANVAQQAYFADVATKVVLPMFKARNKPFVLVFWSRDPDGSQHNTGDSLNQIMPGINGPTSMAGIKNADTNLAQLRKALDELGLAASTNIIVSADHGFSTISKESKTSPSAKVSYDDTPKDFLPMGFLAIDLAKALDLPLFDPNDKNAKVEGNKHPKAGNGVLGKDPAKPDLVVATNGGSDLIYLPNKDKKLAAKTIKALLDQDYVSGLFIEDSLGRFPGTLPLSSINLRGKAATPTPSIVVNFRSYASDCGEAPTNCSVQVADTVLRQGQGMHGSFSRGDTMNFMAAIGPDFKAGFVDELPVSNADVGMTAAQLMGLRGAHNGGLVGRVMSEALPNGIVPKAYAGTLKSKPAEGGLMTVLNFQRVGSQRYFDAAGFPGRTLGLEPDAVKQKTAGK; from the coding sequence ATGCGCCGTTCACTGGTGTTGATGTCCGCCGGACTGACGGTCCTGTCCACCGGACTTGCCTCCGCCCAGAACAACACGCCCCGCAACTTGATCCTGTTCATTCCGGACGGCCTTCGCGCGCTGAAGGTCACGCCGGAAACGGCGCCGGCGATGGCCGCGGTCCGCGACAAGGGCGTCAACTTCAAGAATTCGCATTCGCTCTTCCCGACCTTCACCATGGCCAACGGCTCGGCGATGTCGACCGGCCACTATCTCGGCGACACCGGCGTGTTCTCCAACACGATCTGGACCAACTACACCTCGGTGCCCGCCGGCGGCACGGTGGTCCCCTTCATCGAGAACGATGCCGTGCTCGGCGACATCGACGAGCATTTCAAGGGCGACTATCTCAACGAAGAGACCATTCTGAAGATGGCCCGCGACAAGGGCCTGAGCACCGCAGCGATCGGCAAGGTCGGCCCGACCTATCAGTTCGACCACACCGACAAGCCCGAAAAGCCCGGCCTGCATTCGATCGTGTTCGACGATTCCACCGGCGGCAAGAACGGCGTCGGACTCTCGGACGAGGTGAAGGACGCTTTGACGAAAGCCGGCCTGCCCGCCGCGACGCCGCCGCGCGGCGACAATTCCAAGGCAGGCGATGCCAAGACGCCCGGGACCACGGTCGCCAACGTCGCGCAGCAGGCCTATTTCGCCGACGTCGCCACCAAGGTCGTGCTGCCGATGTTCAAGGCACGCAACAAGCCGTTCGTGCTGGTGTTCTGGTCGCGCGATCCCGACGGCAGCCAGCACAACACCGGCGACAGCCTCAACCAGATCATGCCGGGCATCAACGGCCCGACCTCGATGGCCGGCATCAAGAATGCCGACACCAACCTTGCCCAGCTTCGCAAGGCGCTCGACGAGCTCGGACTCGCCGCCTCGACCAACATCATCGTCTCCGCCGACCACGGCTTCTCGACCATCTCCAAGGAAAGCAAGACCAGCCCCTCCGCCAAGGTCAGCTATGACGACACGCCCAAGGATTTCCTGCCGATGGGATTTCTGGCGATCGACCTTGCGAAAGCGCTCGACCTGCCGCTGTTCGACCCGAACGACAAGAATGCGAAGGTCGAAGGCAACAAGCATCCCAAGGCCGGCAACGGCGTGCTCGGCAAGGATCCCGCCAAGCCCGATCTCGTCGTCGCCACCAATGGTGGCTCGGACCTGATCTATCTGCCGAACAAGGACAAGAAGCTGGCAGCGAAGACGATCAAGGCGCTGCTTGATCAGGACTACGTCTCCGGCCTGTTCATCGAGGATTCGCTCGGCCGCTTCCCCGGCACGCTGCCGCTGTCGAGCATCAATCTGCGCGGCAAGGCGGCGACGCCGACACCCTCGATCGTCGTCAACTTCCGCTCCTATGCCAGCGATTGCGGCGAGGCGCCGACCAACTGCTCGGTCCAGGTCGCCGACACCGTGCTGCGCCAGGGCCAGGGCATGCATGGCAGCTTCAGCCGCGGCGACACCATGAACTTCATGGCCGCGATCGGCCCGGACTTCAAAGCCGGCTTCGTCGACGAGCTGCCGGTCAGCAATGCCGACGTCGGCATGACGGCCGCCCAGCTGATGGGCCTGCGCGGCGCGCACAATGGCGGCCTGGTCGGCCGCGTGATGTCGGAGGCTCTGCCCAACGGCATCGTGCCGAAGGCCTATGCCGGCACGCTGAAGTCGAAGCCCGCCGAGGGCGGCCTGATGACCGTGCTGAACTTCCAGCGCGTCGGCAGCCAGCGCTATTTCGATGCTGCCGGTTTTCCGGGCCGCACGCTCGGGCTCGAACCCGACGCCGTGAAACAAAAAACGGCGGGGAAATAA
- a CDS encoding peroxiredoxin: MTLPIGTTAPDFEAETTEGKIKFHDWIGNSWALLFSHPKDFTPVCTTELGALAKLKPEFDKRGVKLMGLSVDPVDRHSKWSEDIKETQGAAPNYPMIGDTDFNVSKLYEMLPASTSGDPLTRTPADNQTVRNVFIIGPDKKIKLVLVYPMTTGRNFQEILRVIDSLQLTAKHRVATPADWSQGEDVIIAGSVSNDEAKTIYPQGWKEPKPYIRIVPQPK, encoded by the coding sequence ATGACACTTCCGATCGGCACCACTGCCCCCGACTTCGAAGCCGAGACCACCGAAGGGAAGATCAAGTTCCACGACTGGATCGGCAACAGCTGGGCCCTGCTGTTCTCACACCCCAAGGACTTCACGCCGGTCTGCACGACCGAGCTTGGTGCTCTCGCCAAGTTGAAGCCAGAGTTCGACAAGCGCGGCGTCAAGCTGATGGGCCTGTCGGTCGATCCGGTCGACCGCCATTCGAAATGGTCCGAGGACATCAAGGAGACGCAAGGCGCGGCTCCGAACTATCCGATGATCGGTGACACCGATTTCAACGTCTCGAAGCTCTACGAGATGCTGCCGGCCTCAACCTCGGGCGATCCCCTCACCCGCACACCGGCCGACAACCAGACCGTCCGCAACGTCTTCATCATCGGGCCGGACAAGAAGATCAAGCTCGTGCTGGTCTATCCGATGACGACGGGCCGGAACTTCCAGGAGATCCTGCGCGTCATCGACTCGCTCCAGCTCACCGCCAAGCATCGCGTCGCAACGCCTGCGGACTGGTCGCAGGGCGAGGACGTCATCATCGCGGGCTCGGTCTCCAACGACGAGGCCAAGACGATCTACCCGCAGGGCTGGAAAGAGCCCAAGCCCTACATCCGCATCGTGCCGCAGCCGAAGTGA
- a CDS encoding methyl-accepting chemotaxis protein, with protein MSKVLAGKFLPRLKLGTKAVLCAVLLIAVNTALVVGAGYWSLTAAFNDRALRDIEVNLRTLALAFAETVPDVKITMRDGAVQRAEIPRMPDLKDHAIVDRAVSYVGGNATLFVFDDASGQFVRRSTNVKKENGDRAVGTQLAADHPGQAPLRRGEAYKGPATLFGKTFMTAYFPIVDAAGKVAGILYVGIPMAQFESMLAHAIESMAVAAGLAALLVLVLTLLVVRRITRPLSSVTQSLTALANGQSDVAIDCEDRADEIGEIARTVAVFKSNSQERARMRSEQAAATTAAAEQRKAELRSFVEEFRGSVGGILDKVLTSSGEFERVARQLTDVARSTADLSAQSAGASENASEHVRSAASASDELSQSISEITRRVQESNEISAEAVRQAEATDQRIAQLSEAGARIGDVVKLITSIAEQTNLLALNATIEAARAGDAGRGFAVVAQEVKTLAGQTAKATDEISNQIESMQLATEESIAAIKAISQTIERISGIAGSISAAVEQQKSATHNIVASVRAAVSGTADVAVNVRHAAKGASETGETSSRMFASAQALSGESLHLKAEVDGFLDRVHAA; from the coding sequence ATGTCCAAGGTCTTAGCTGGGAAGTTTCTGCCGCGACTCAAGCTGGGCACCAAAGCCGTCTTGTGCGCCGTGCTGCTGATCGCCGTGAATACGGCGCTGGTGGTCGGCGCCGGCTATTGGTCGCTGACGGCCGCCTTCAATGATCGCGCGCTCCGCGACATCGAGGTCAATCTGCGCACGCTGGCGCTGGCCTTTGCCGAGACCGTTCCGGACGTCAAGATCACGATGCGGGACGGCGCCGTGCAGCGCGCCGAGATTCCCAGGATGCCCGACCTGAAGGATCACGCCATCGTCGATCGCGCGGTGTCCTATGTCGGTGGCAATGCGACCCTGTTCGTGTTCGACGATGCGAGCGGACAGTTCGTGCGCCGCTCGACCAACGTGAAAAAGGAAAATGGCGATCGCGCCGTCGGCACCCAGCTGGCGGCCGATCATCCGGGGCAGGCGCCGCTGCGTCGTGGCGAGGCCTATAAGGGGCCGGCCACGCTGTTCGGCAAGACCTTCATGACCGCCTATTTCCCGATCGTGGACGCGGCCGGCAAGGTCGCCGGCATCCTCTATGTCGGCATCCCCATGGCGCAGTTCGAGAGCATGCTGGCCCACGCCATCGAGAGCATGGCGGTTGCCGCCGGGCTCGCCGCGCTTCTGGTTCTGGTCCTGACCCTGCTGGTCGTCCGTCGTATCACCCGGCCGCTCAGCTCGGTCACGCAATCGCTCACGGCGCTTGCCAACGGCCAAAGCGACGTTGCGATCGACTGCGAGGACCGCGCCGACGAGATCGGCGAGATCGCCCGCACGGTCGCGGTGTTCAAGAGCAACTCGCAGGAGCGGGCGCGCATGCGCAGCGAACAGGCGGCGGCAACGACGGCCGCGGCCGAGCAGCGCAAGGCGGAGCTGCGCAGCTTCGTCGAGGAGTTCCGCGGTAGCGTCGGCGGCATTCTCGACAAGGTGCTGACGTCGTCCGGCGAGTTCGAGCGCGTGGCGCGGCAGCTCACCGACGTCGCACGCTCCACGGCCGATCTGTCGGCGCAGTCGGCCGGAGCCTCCGAAAATGCCTCCGAGCACGTGCGCTCGGCTGCGTCGGCCTCCGACGAGCTGTCCCAGTCGATCTCCGAGATCACCCGCCGGGTGCAGGAATCGAACGAGATCTCGGCCGAGGCGGTCCGGCAGGCCGAGGCGACCGATCAGCGCATTGCGCAGCTCTCGGAAGCCGGCGCGCGCATCGGCGACGTCGTCAAGCTGATCACCTCGATCGCGGAGCAGACCAATTTGTTGGCGCTGAACGCCACCATCGAGGCCGCGCGCGCGGGCGATGCCGGGCGTGGCTTCGCCGTGGTGGCCCAGGAGGTCAAGACGCTCGCCGGCCAGACGGCGAAGGCGACCGACGAGATCTCGAACCAGATCGAGAGCATGCAGCTTGCGACCGAGGAATCGATCGCCGCCATCAAGGCGATCAGCCAGACCATCGAGCGCATCAGCGGCATCGCAGGCTCGATCTCGGCTGCGGTCGAGCAGCAGAAAAGCGCGACCCACAATATCGTGGCCAGCGTTCGCGCCGCGGTGTCGGGCACGGCCGATGTCGCAGTCAACGTCCGTCACGCCGCCAAGGGCGCCAGCGAGACCGGCGAGACCTCGAGCCGGATGTTCGCTTCCGCCCAGGCGCTGTCGGGCGAGAGCCTGCATCTGAAAGCCGAGGTCGACGGCTTCCTCGACCGCGTCCACGCGGCGTAG
- a CDS encoding cryptochrome/photolyase family protein produces the protein MSDHPALHAAARSGAPVICLYVLDDATGRSPGGAARWWLAQSLRALAAEIATRGGSLVLRRGPAARVIPEVARESSARAVYWNEIAQAPHQAVERGLEAALAKLGTDSQSFPGDLLVPPSAIRNKEGRGLRVFTPFWRRVLALGDPPKPLPAPKALRPAAKIASDRLESWKLEPVKPDWAGGLRQSWTPGEDAARARLRDFLKHTLRDYVGDRDRPDREGTSRLSPHLRFGELSPRQIWHAARFAAAEDPARGRGVEKFLSELGWREFCRHLLHDHPGLATNNLQTNFDGFPWKRDQKALAAWQRGRTGYPIVDAGLRELWHTGVMHNRVRMVVASFLVKHLLIDWREGEAWFWDTLVDADAGSNPANWQWVAGCGADAAPYFRVFNPQLQGEKFDPDGTYVRSWVPELKDLPVKLIHQPWQATPIELASAGITLGKTYPQPIIDHAKGRERALAAYAKIRKG, from the coding sequence TTGTCCGACCATCCCGCCCTCCACGCCGCCGCGAGGTCCGGCGCGCCGGTGATTTGCCTCTATGTGCTCGACGACGCGACGGGGCGGTCGCCCGGCGGGGCGGCGCGCTGGTGGCTGGCGCAGTCACTGCGGGCCCTCGCGGCCGAGATCGCCACCCGCGGCGGATCGCTGGTCCTGCGCAGGGGACCGGCCGCCAGGGTGATCCCCGAGGTGGCGCGAGAGAGCAGCGCCCGCGCGGTCTACTGGAACGAGATCGCGCAAGCGCCGCATCAGGCCGTTGAGCGAGGGCTCGAAGCGGCGCTGGCAAAGCTCGGAACGGACTCGCAAAGTTTTCCTGGCGACTTGCTCGTCCCGCCCTCGGCGATCCGCAACAAGGAAGGCCGGGGCCTGCGCGTGTTCACACCATTCTGGCGGCGGGTGCTGGCGCTCGGCGATCCGCCAAAGCCACTGCCTGCACCGAAGGCGCTGCGCCCGGCTGCGAAGATCGCCAGCGATCGACTGGAGAGCTGGAAGCTCGAGCCGGTCAAACCCGATTGGGCGGGCGGCCTACGGCAGAGCTGGACGCCGGGCGAGGACGCCGCCCGCGCGCGTTTGCGCGATTTCCTCAAGCACACACTGCGGGACTATGTCGGCGACCGCGACCGCCCGGACCGGGAGGGCACCTCACGGCTGTCGCCGCATCTGAGGTTCGGCGAGCTCAGCCCACGCCAGATCTGGCACGCCGCGCGGTTCGCCGCGGCGGAAGATCCGGCACGCGGGCGTGGGGTCGAGAAATTCCTGAGCGAGCTCGGCTGGCGCGAGTTCTGCCGTCACCTCCTCCACGATCACCCTGGCCTCGCCACCAATAACCTGCAGACGAATTTCGATGGCTTCCCCTGGAAACGCGACCAAAAGGCGCTCGCCGCCTGGCAGCGCGGCCGCACCGGCTATCCCATCGTCGATGCCGGCTTGCGCGAGCTCTGGCACACCGGCGTGATGCATAACCGGGTGCGGATGGTGGTGGCCTCGTTCCTGGTCAAGCACCTCCTGATCGACTGGCGCGAGGGCGAAGCCTGGTTCTGGGACACGCTGGTCGATGCGGACGCCGGCAGCAATCCAGCCAACTGGCAGTGGGTCGCAGGCTGCGGCGCCGACGCCGCGCCCTATTTCCGCGTGTTCAATCCGCAGCTCCAGGGCGAGAAGTTCGATCCGGATGGAACCTACGTTCGAAGCTGGGTGCCGGAGCTGAAGGATCTGCCGGTGAAGCTGATCCACCAGCCGTGGCAGGCGACACCGATCGAGCTTGCGAGCGCCGGCATCACGCTCGGCAAGACCTATCCGCAGCCGATCATCGATCATGCCAAGGGGCGCGAGCGCGCGCTCGCCGCTTATGCAAAGATCCGCAAGGGTTGA
- a CDS encoding histone encodes MDDEKPITEQAMDTITNAVEATKDAAVTAVKQVKKAAKKVAKKVAPKKAAKKKAKKAAKKSTKKAAKKSSKKAAKKAPKTSAKKAAKKAAKSKKAKKAKKTKR; translated from the coding sequence ATGGACGACGAGAAGCCGATCACCGAACAGGCGATGGACACGATCACCAACGCCGTGGAAGCGACCAAGGATGCCGCGGTCACCGCCGTCAAGCAGGTGAAGAAAGCTGCCAAGAAGGTCGCGAAGAAAGTAGCGCCGAAGAAGGCTGCCAAGAAGAAAGCCAAGAAGGCTGCGAAGAAGTCCACGAAGAAAGCGGCAAAGAAGTCGTCCAAGAAAGCCGCGAAAAAGGCCCCGAAGACATCTGCGAAAAAGGCCGCCAAGAAAGCTGCCAAGTCGAAGAAAGCCAAGAAGGCCAAGAAGACCAAGCGCTGA
- a CDS encoding DMT family transporter, with protein MNHNQEALTARAAPILFVLLWSTGFIGTKYVINNADPLTYLAIRMAIVVGLMAIIAGVARPKWPDGTGIAHSAIAGILVHGFYLGGTAIAIAHSIPAGLSALIPGLQPILTSTIANRWLGEKVTPVQWAGLVLGLGGVVLILHNRPMTGEAGLGWLASVVSLISITLGTLYQRRYCNHIDWRAGNLVQYAAVTIFFAIGAFLFEDRVVHWTQEFVLALAWLAVALSIGSIGLLYWLIRHAAATSVASLFYLVPAVTALMAYLLFDEKLDAIAIAGMAMCAAAVFVVNRRT; from the coding sequence ATGAACCACAATCAAGAAGCCCTGACCGCCCGCGCCGCGCCGATCCTGTTCGTGCTGCTCTGGAGCACCGGATTCATCGGCACGAAATACGTTATCAACAATGCCGATCCCTTGACCTATCTCGCCATCCGCATGGCGATCGTGGTCGGCCTGATGGCGATCATCGCTGGCGTTGCGCGGCCGAAATGGCCCGACGGCACCGGCATTGCCCATAGCGCCATCGCGGGCATCCTGGTTCACGGTTTTTATCTCGGCGGCACCGCGATCGCGATCGCGCATTCGATTCCGGCCGGGCTTTCCGCGCTGATCCCGGGCCTGCAGCCGATCCTGACCTCGACCATCGCCAATCGCTGGCTCGGCGAGAAGGTGACGCCGGTGCAATGGGCGGGCCTCGTGCTTGGCCTCGGCGGGGTCGTCCTGATCCTGCACAACCGCCCGATGACCGGCGAAGCCGGGCTCGGCTGGCTCGCCTCGGTGGTCTCGCTGATCAGCATCACGCTCGGGACGCTCTACCAGCGCCGCTACTGCAACCACATCGACTGGCGCGCCGGCAATCTCGTGCAATATGCGGCCGTCACCATCTTCTTCGCGATCGGAGCCTTCCTGTTCGAGGACCGCGTGGTGCACTGGACGCAGGAATTCGTGCTCGCGCTCGCCTGGCTCGCCGTGGCGCTCTCGATCGGATCGATCGGGCTGTTGTACTGGCTGATCCGCCACGCCGCGGCAACCTCGGTCGCGAGCCTGTTCTACCTGGTGCCGGCCGTGACGGCGCTGATGGCCTATCTGCTCTTCGACGAAAAGCTGGACGCCATCGCCATTGCCGGCATGGCGATGTGCGCGGCGGCGGTCTTTGTGGTCAATCGGCGCACGTAG